One Thalassoglobus sp. JC818 genomic region harbors:
- the rpsB gene encoding 30S ribosomal protein S2 — MAEIVVKEILEAGVHFGHKTSKWNPKMRPYIYGKRNNIHIIDLKETIRGLVRAQKYLYKVAAQGSLILFVGTKRQAVDIVSKVAEDCGMPYCTERWLGGTLTNFRTVRSRLKRLEELEALDKSGELATFSKKQQSRLRRELDKIQRNLGGIRDMNRLPEAVVIVDPSKEHNCIHECKILGIKTVALIDTDSDPDTVDLPIPGNDDSIRSIRIILSYLGNSIKQARGSQPQKQDPASGDEPKAVPSIQG; from the coding sequence GTGGCGGAAATTGTTGTAAAAGAAATTTTGGAAGCTGGTGTTCACTTCGGTCATAAGACAAGCAAGTGGAACCCAAAAATGCGCCCATACATCTATGGGAAGCGGAACAACATCCACATCATCGATCTCAAAGAGACGATCCGCGGACTCGTTCGGGCGCAGAAATACCTGTACAAAGTCGCTGCTCAGGGCAGCTTGATTCTGTTTGTCGGAACAAAGCGACAAGCCGTCGACATCGTCAGCAAAGTTGCTGAAGATTGCGGAATGCCTTACTGCACAGAACGCTGGTTGGGTGGAACACTCACCAACTTCCGTACTGTTCGCAGCCGCCTGAAACGTCTCGAAGAGCTCGAAGCTCTCGACAAGAGCGGTGAGCTGGCAACCTTCTCGAAAAAGCAGCAGTCGCGACTTCGCCGTGAACTCGACAAGATTCAACGCAACCTCGGCGGGATTCGCGATATGAACCGCCTGCCGGAAGCAGTCGTGATTGTCGATCCTTCGAAGGAACACAACTGCATTCACGAGTGCAAGATTCTCGGAATCAAAACCGTCGCCCTGATCGATACCGATTCAGATCCTGATACTGTCGACCTTCCAATTCCTGGAAACGACGACAGCATCCGATCAATTCGAATCATCCTGAGCTACCTCGGAAATTCGATCAAGCAAGCACGCGGTTCACAGCCTCAGAAACAGGACCCTGCCTCAGGCGACGAGCCAAAAGCAGTTCCTTCAATTCAAGGCTAA
- a CDS encoding MlaD family protein, which yields MSERQLQFRVGLFVLTSMVIGAVLILQFGDIKDYWKKTYSLAIHFDDAPGLYPGSPVKQNGLGIGVVRSVVLDEVHGGVLVVVDIVEEHVIRVDAEASLVQSLLGDAKIEFSSGRAGETIPPNSRIDGIAPADPMQIVQRMESTVTQSLVSFTDTSQEWQKVAVNLNNLMETREGDLDSVIERTALALDSFTKTMNSATKTFDEVGTTLTQAGSTLETATAAISNANSFIADPQLQADLRRTAAALPVIAEETRLTISTARDSIVRLSKNMDEIHSATAPLAEQSDLIVNKLSGSLIQLESLLTEMNQFAQLMNDENGSVKRLAADPELYQNLNRSAASLSVLLENLNPILNDMRVFSDKVARHPEILGIRGAVKGSSGLKDSAEIEQTGGFFRK from the coding sequence ATGTCCGAACGACAATTGCAATTTCGAGTCGGCCTGTTCGTCTTAACGTCGATGGTCATCGGTGCCGTGCTGATTCTTCAGTTTGGTGACATCAAAGATTATTGGAAGAAGACCTATTCGCTGGCGATCCATTTTGATGATGCCCCCGGACTTTATCCCGGCAGCCCGGTGAAGCAGAACGGGCTCGGAATCGGAGTCGTTCGCAGCGTTGTTCTCGACGAGGTTCACGGCGGGGTGTTAGTTGTCGTCGACATCGTCGAAGAGCACGTCATTCGTGTCGATGCGGAAGCTTCTCTGGTGCAGTCCTTGCTCGGCGACGCCAAGATTGAGTTTTCCTCGGGACGCGCAGGTGAGACGATTCCGCCGAACTCCAGAATCGATGGAATTGCTCCGGCAGATCCGATGCAGATCGTGCAGCGAATGGAATCGACAGTGACACAATCTTTGGTCTCTTTCACTGACACGAGTCAGGAGTGGCAGAAGGTCGCGGTCAATCTCAACAACTTGATGGAAACCCGCGAGGGTGACCTCGATAGTGTGATTGAGCGAACAGCACTCGCTCTGGACTCATTCACGAAAACGATGAATTCAGCTACGAAGACTTTCGATGAAGTTGGAACAACATTGACGCAGGCGGGTTCCACTCTTGAAACGGCAACAGCAGCCATTTCCAACGCGAATAGCTTTATCGCTGACCCACAGCTTCAAGCCGATCTACGGAGAACAGCAGCAGCTCTCCCAGTCATCGCTGAAGAGACCCGGCTTACGATTTCAACCGCGAGAGATTCGATCGTTCGACTGAGTAAGAACATGGACGAAATTCACTCTGCCACTGCTCCACTTGCTGAACAAAGTGATTTGATCGTGAACAAACTCTCCGGAAGTTTGATTCAACTCGAATCGCTTTTGACAGAGATGAATCAGTTCGCACAACTGATGAATGACGAAAACGGTTCTGTGAAACGTCTTGCTGCCGATCCGGAGCTGTATCAAAACCTCAATCGTTCCGCAGCTTCGTTGAGCGTATTGCTTGAGAACCTGAATCCCATTCTGAACGACATGCGCGTCTTCAGCGACAAAGTCGCGCGTCATCCTGAGATTCTCGGAATCCGCGGTGCGGTGAAAGGAAGCTCTGGCTTAAAAGACTCCGCCGAGATCGAACAAACCGGTGGGTTCTTTCGAAAGTAG
- the purH gene encoding bifunctional phosphoribosylaminoimidazolecarboxamide formyltransferase/IMP cyclohydrolase produces MSDYPRRALVSVSDKTGLGPFAKGLADLGFEILSTGGTARFLKEQGLQVIDVSEYTEFPEIMGGRVKTLHPRVHGAILGRPDLPDDAAAIQAHGIVPFELVVVNLYPFEQTIAKPDVSIPEAIEQIDIGGPSMVRSSAKNHAYVGIVTDPEQYEPVLNALQDGSLPPELRRKLAASAFESTARYDRAISDYFASLEDDSSEFPESLSLQFEKKSDLRYGENPHQSAAVYLESKPPAASIASSVQLHGKELSYNNYLDLDAALSIALEFEQPASVVIKHTNPCGCAVGENLASAFDKAYAGDPVSAFGSIIGFNRELDLATAEMLAEPGRFIEAIIAPGYSPEALEVLRTKPKWKNNVRILACEGFQEPSPVSHDYRRLTGGLLVQQRDDRPDPPEDERVVTDRAPTEQELVDLRFSWKVCKHVKSNAIVLANQGMIVGVGAGQMSRLDSSMIAAHKAGERSQGAVVASDAFFPFRDGVDEAAKAGVTAVIQPGGSRNDEQVIEACNEHGMAMIFTGHRHFKH; encoded by the coding sequence ATGAGCGACTATCCCCGTCGGGCGCTCGTTTCAGTCAGTGACAAAACCGGTCTTGGCCCATTCGCCAAAGGCTTGGCGGATCTCGGCTTCGAGATTCTATCGACCGGTGGAACGGCTCGCTTTCTCAAGGAACAGGGTCTTCAAGTGATCGATGTTTCGGAATACACCGAGTTTCCGGAAATCATGGGAGGACGGGTCAAAACACTTCATCCACGTGTGCACGGAGCGATTCTCGGACGCCCGGATCTTCCCGATGACGCAGCAGCTATTCAAGCACACGGCATTGTCCCGTTCGAACTAGTCGTTGTGAATCTGTATCCGTTTGAGCAGACCATCGCCAAGCCTGACGTTTCGATTCCGGAAGCCATCGAGCAGATTGACATCGGCGGCCCAAGCATGGTCCGATCTTCCGCAAAGAATCATGCATACGTCGGGATTGTCACCGATCCAGAACAATACGAGCCAGTTCTGAACGCACTGCAGGACGGCAGCCTTCCGCCCGAATTGCGGCGAAAACTGGCAGCTTCCGCCTTCGAATCGACGGCTCGTTACGACCGGGCGATTTCAGACTACTTCGCATCTCTTGAAGATGACTCATCGGAGTTTCCGGAATCGCTCTCGCTGCAATTCGAGAAGAAGAGCGATCTTCGATATGGAGAAAATCCTCATCAGTCGGCAGCGGTTTACCTCGAATCGAAACCACCAGCTGCTTCGATCGCTTCGTCCGTGCAGCTTCACGGAAAAGAGTTGTCCTACAACAACTACTTGGACCTCGATGCCGCCCTCTCGATTGCACTCGAATTCGAGCAACCTGCTTCGGTCGTGATCAAACACACGAATCCATGTGGATGTGCAGTGGGAGAAAACCTCGCCTCTGCGTTCGACAAAGCCTACGCTGGCGATCCCGTCAGTGCGTTCGGTTCGATCATCGGATTCAACCGCGAACTCGACTTGGCAACCGCAGAAATGTTGGCAGAGCCGGGAAGATTTATCGAAGCTATCATCGCTCCGGGATATTCGCCAGAAGCATTAGAAGTGCTTCGCACCAAGCCGAAGTGGAAAAACAATGTTCGTATTCTGGCGTGCGAAGGATTCCAGGAACCGTCGCCTGTCAGCCACGACTACCGACGGCTGACTGGCGGACTTCTGGTTCAACAACGTGATGACCGTCCCGACCCACCGGAAGACGAGCGAGTTGTGACCGACCGAGCCCCCACCGAACAGGAATTGGTGGACCTCCGCTTCTCCTGGAAAGTCTGTAAGCACGTAAAGTCGAACGCGATTGTTCTCGCGAATCAAGGCATGATTGTCGGAGTCGGTGCAGGGCAGATGAGTCGGCTCGATTCATCGATGATTGCTGCTCACAAGGCTGGCGAACGCAGCCAGGGAGCGGTTGTCGCTTCGGATGCATTCTTCCCGTTCCGTGACGGAGTTGATGAAGCTGCCAAAGCTGGGGTGACGGCAGTCATTCAACCGGGGGGCTCACGCAATGATGAGCAAGTCATCGAAGCCTGCAATGAACACGGCATGGCGATGATCTTCACCGGTCACCGACACTTCAAGCACTAA
- a CDS encoding PVC-type heme-binding CxxCH protein: MKLLVWQVFVVGVLLNNVFTLQFANAQEKVLLRNPLTMESRDAVRVIGSTEEWKARREEILINMQKVMGELPDRQQLGELEVQYEEILKGDGFRRQTVQLKVEPNDFLKADLYIPDAALTEESGQADKDVHGQFPAVLALHPTGPLGKRIVAGEGPRPNRQYAVELAQRGYVVLAPDYPSFGDSNYDFNSDDYISGTMKGVVNHQRCVDFLVDQVPQVDENRIGVIGHSLGGHNAIFVAAFDERIQAVVTSCGWTPFPYYKGGDLTGWTSDRYMPLIQTKYHGDSSLVPFDLQESIAAIAPRAFFSSSPLADDNFAVEGVKASVPLILGVYSMFDATDQVVIRYPECDHDFPTETRQEAYEFLDRELSHTPLRGIDYAAELPRIPGKNPEEALDSLEVIDGFRIEQVATEPLVTDPVAMSFDGDGRLFVVEMRDYSEQEHEQLGRVVVLTDTDEDGIFDESSVFAEQLSWPTAIICSNGGVFVGAAPDILFLKDHDNDGQADERRVVFTGFGRSNVQGLVNSFRWGLDNRIHGATSSSGGIVKRAGDADDAGIQLRGRDFSFDPLKLDLRAESGGAQHGMSFDSYGRKYVCSNSDHAQMVMYQDRDISRNPAYTTVGPRVRVADDGGQAPVYRISPVEPWRIVRTRLRVSGQVSGPVEGGGRPAGYFTGATGITVYRGDAWGKDELGTLIIGDVGSNIVHRKKVTANGLSIQAQRIDREQELVRSSDVWFRPVQFANAPDGTLYILDMYRETIEHPKSLPPEIKQHLDLTSGRDRGRLYRVLEVDESSARAEESKRAIRLGRLSSQELVAYLGHANAWHRETASRLLFERNGDGAIALVEEQASSGENALGRIHAMSLLESLGELSPELISHLLEDSDPRVREVTLRRTRWNSEIRQLGEQLTKMANDEDAWVRYELAFTAGQLDQDEKLAILHQRCVRDGSDSWMRLAMASSLSHGAKELFSELIEDKQFLDCSHAPDCLGMVMEIVSRTESRESIEECIEQFVENVEDGGRVQEKVLEVVLKANPSLRERASGGAIDRLATRVVSISRDVAFDSNSSLEERIQAVSNLKLSQNSEDASRLLELLSTSVPIRLKIAILETCSLIDSQQTAKTIVGHWMAWSPGFRQQAEEVLFRDASGVGILFDAIDAGDVSPATLTKVRLESVMRSGQSEVAERAKAILERSPSSSRAQVISDYSEALDASGNPALGKGVFVKHCATCHRLDGVGFEVGPHLGAMKNRGAEAILLNVLDPNREVNPQFVNYLAITEQGRTHTGLIADESATSLTLRRAEGIEDQIAVDEIDELTSTGMSLMPEGLEKVISVSEMKNLISYLLSIQ; the protein is encoded by the coding sequence ATGAAGTTGCTTGTTTGGCAGGTGTTCGTCGTTGGCGTTCTGCTCAATAACGTCTTTACGCTTCAATTTGCAAATGCTCAGGAAAAAGTGCTGCTTCGCAATCCACTCACGATGGAATCCAGAGACGCAGTTAGAGTCATTGGCTCGACGGAAGAGTGGAAGGCCAGGCGGGAGGAAATTCTCATCAATATGCAGAAGGTGATGGGAGAACTCCCGGACCGGCAGCAGTTGGGCGAACTCGAAGTTCAGTACGAAGAAATCCTGAAAGGAGATGGTTTTCGACGCCAAACCGTGCAGCTGAAAGTCGAGCCCAACGATTTTCTCAAAGCTGACCTCTACATTCCAGATGCTGCCTTAACTGAAGAGTCAGGTCAGGCTGACAAAGATGTACACGGGCAGTTCCCGGCTGTTTTGGCACTTCATCCAACCGGGCCGCTTGGCAAAAGGATTGTCGCTGGGGAGGGGCCGCGGCCGAACCGGCAATACGCTGTTGAATTAGCCCAGCGAGGTTATGTTGTTCTCGCTCCGGATTATCCTTCGTTCGGGGATTCTAACTACGATTTCAATTCGGATGATTATATCTCGGGTACGATGAAGGGGGTCGTCAACCATCAGCGGTGTGTTGATTTTCTAGTTGATCAAGTTCCGCAAGTCGACGAGAACCGTATTGGTGTGATCGGGCACTCATTAGGCGGACACAACGCAATCTTTGTGGCAGCTTTCGATGAGCGGATTCAAGCGGTCGTGACAAGCTGTGGCTGGACTCCTTTCCCGTACTATAAAGGTGGAGACTTAACAGGCTGGACAAGTGATCGGTATATGCCCCTGATACAGACCAAGTATCATGGCGATTCATCGCTTGTTCCGTTTGATCTACAAGAGTCGATCGCTGCGATTGCTCCTCGGGCCTTCTTTTCGAGCAGTCCATTGGCGGACGACAACTTCGCTGTGGAAGGTGTGAAAGCTTCGGTTCCGTTGATACTCGGTGTGTATTCCATGTTCGATGCGACGGATCAAGTTGTGATTCGTTATCCCGAGTGCGATCACGATTTCCCGACGGAAACTCGTCAGGAAGCTTACGAGTTTTTGGATCGAGAACTGAGTCACACTCCTCTTCGCGGCATCGACTATGCGGCAGAGCTTCCGCGTATTCCCGGAAAGAATCCGGAAGAAGCTTTGGATAGCTTGGAAGTGATCGATGGGTTTCGAATTGAGCAAGTCGCGACCGAACCATTAGTGACCGATCCTGTCGCGATGTCGTTTGACGGAGACGGCCGGTTGTTCGTCGTTGAAATGCGAGACTACTCAGAGCAGGAGCATGAACAACTCGGTCGAGTGGTCGTGCTGACCGACACCGATGAAGATGGCATCTTCGATGAGAGTTCGGTCTTCGCAGAGCAACTCTCCTGGCCAACTGCGATTATTTGCTCGAACGGTGGAGTCTTCGTGGGAGCAGCACCGGATATTCTGTTTCTCAAAGATCATGACAATGATGGTCAAGCTGATGAGCGTCGAGTTGTCTTCACTGGATTCGGCCGCTCGAATGTTCAGGGGCTTGTGAATTCGTTCCGATGGGGGCTCGATAACCGCATCCACGGAGCGACGAGTTCGTCCGGTGGAATTGTGAAACGAGCTGGTGATGCTGATGATGCCGGAATTCAGCTCCGAGGGCGTGACTTTTCCTTCGACCCATTGAAGCTTGACCTGCGAGCTGAAAGTGGAGGGGCGCAACACGGAATGAGTTTCGACAGTTACGGTCGAAAGTATGTTTGCTCCAACAGCGATCACGCCCAAATGGTGATGTATCAGGACCGGGACATCTCACGAAATCCGGCATATACAACGGTCGGGCCGCGTGTTCGCGTCGCTGATGACGGAGGGCAAGCTCCGGTGTATCGCATCAGTCCTGTCGAGCCTTGGAGAATCGTTCGAACGCGTCTGCGCGTTTCCGGACAAGTCTCCGGACCAGTTGAAGGAGGCGGTCGGCCCGCAGGTTACTTCACCGGAGCGACGGGGATTACTGTTTATCGCGGCGATGCTTGGGGGAAAGACGAACTTGGGACTCTGATCATTGGAGATGTGGGCAGCAACATTGTTCATCGGAAAAAAGTGACCGCCAACGGTCTTTCAATTCAGGCGCAGCGAATCGATCGTGAGCAGGAACTTGTCCGCTCTTCAGATGTTTGGTTCCGGCCGGTGCAGTTTGCAAACGCCCCGGATGGAACGCTCTACATCTTGGATATGTATCGCGAAACGATTGAGCATCCGAAGAGCCTTCCGCCCGAGATTAAGCAACACCTTGACCTAACAAGTGGCCGCGATCGCGGGCGGCTTTATCGAGTTCTTGAAGTTGATGAGAGTTCGGCCCGAGCCGAAGAATCCAAGCGAGCGATTCGTTTGGGGCGTCTTAGTTCTCAGGAGTTGGTTGCTTATCTGGGGCATGCGAACGCCTGGCATCGCGAGACGGCCAGTCGGTTGCTGTTTGAGCGAAATGGTGACGGCGCGATTGCACTCGTTGAAGAGCAGGCGAGTTCAGGTGAAAATGCTTTGGGGCGCATCCATGCGATGTCGTTGCTGGAGAGTCTTGGGGAACTCTCTCCGGAACTGATTTCTCATCTGCTCGAAGATTCTGACCCCAGAGTTCGCGAAGTGACACTTCGCAGAACTCGGTGGAATTCAGAAATTCGTCAACTCGGTGAGCAGCTTACGAAGATGGCCAACGATGAAGATGCCTGGGTTCGCTACGAGTTGGCATTCACCGCTGGACAGCTTGATCAAGATGAGAAGCTTGCGATTCTGCATCAACGCTGTGTTCGAGATGGCAGCGATTCGTGGATGCGTCTTGCTATGGCGAGTTCTCTGAGCCATGGAGCCAAAGAGCTCTTTTCAGAGTTGATCGAGGACAAGCAGTTTCTTGACTGTTCGCATGCACCGGACTGTCTTGGAATGGTGATGGAGATTGTGAGTCGCACGGAATCTCGCGAGTCGATTGAAGAGTGTATCGAGCAGTTCGTTGAGAATGTTGAAGATGGGGGAAGAGTTCAGGAGAAGGTGCTCGAAGTCGTCTTGAAAGCGAACCCATCGCTTCGAGAGAGAGCGAGTGGAGGGGCGATTGACCGGTTGGCGACTCGAGTAGTTTCAATATCGCGGGACGTTGCGTTTGATTCCAATTCGTCGCTTGAAGAACGGATTCAGGCTGTCAGTAATTTGAAGTTGAGTCAAAATTCTGAAGACGCTTCTCGCTTGCTGGAACTGTTAAGCACTTCCGTCCCGATTCGATTGAAGATCGCGATTCTTGAAACGTGTTCCCTGATCGACTCTCAGCAAACCGCCAAAACAATCGTTGGGCACTGGATGGCGTGGAGTCCTGGTTTTCGGCAGCAGGCTGAAGAGGTGCTGTTCCGTGATGCGAGTGGAGTGGGGATTCTCTTCGACGCGATTGACGCTGGCGATGTGTCTCCAGCGACACTCACGAAAGTTCGCTTAGAGTCAGTGATGCGATCCGGTCAATCTGAAGTCGCTGAGCGCGCGAAGGCGATTCTTGAACGAAGTCCTTCATCAAGTCGAGCTCAGGTTATCAGTGATTACTCAGAAGCTCTTGATGCCAGCGGCAATCCAGCTCTCGGGAAAGGGGTGTTTGTTAAGCACTGTGCAACCTGTCATCGCCTCGACGGAGTTGGATTCGAGGTGGGGCCACATCTGGGAGCGATGAAAAACCGTGGAGCTGAAGCCATTCTGCTCAACGTTCTCGATCCGAATCGCGAAGTGAATCCGCAGTTCGTGAATTACCTTGCGATTACCGAACAAGGGCGAACGCATACTGGACTCATCGCTGATGAATCGGCAACAAGCCTCACCTTACGGCGAGCCGAAGGAATCGAAGACCAGATTGCGGTCGACGAAATTGACGAACTCACCAGCACGGGAATGTCGCTGATGCCAGAGGGGCTCGAAAAGGTGATCTCGGTCTCTGAGATGAAAAACCTGATCTCCTATCTGCTCTCAATTCAGTAA
- a CDS encoding class I SAM-dependent methyltransferase: MNVAKESSPTHAAAQEEIDQGRRFAFGKNWAEFLSSLDENRIEIAEQSLRDLLQVQTLENRTFLDVGSGSGLFSLCARRLGATVHSFDFDPNSVTCTQSLKDRYFPNDDQWIVEAGSVLDSDYLSNLGQFDFVYSWGVLHHTGEMWRALENVISRTRVDGLLAIAIYNDQGWQSDMWRKVKQIYCSGTLGRYAIEGVFFPYFFIRTILVSIIRRKNAFREYRRNRGMSIVHDWRDWLGGYPFEVASVEAISEFYEQRGFKVVSVKATKRLGCNEFLLQRVSDNLG, translated from the coding sequence ATGAATGTCGCGAAAGAATCATCCCCGACGCACGCTGCTGCTCAGGAGGAGATCGATCAGGGCCGCCGGTTTGCATTCGGCAAGAACTGGGCGGAATTTCTCAGCAGCCTCGATGAAAATCGCATCGAAATCGCGGAACAGTCGTTGCGGGATTTGCTGCAGGTCCAGACACTCGAAAACCGCACATTTCTCGATGTGGGATCAGGCAGCGGACTCTTTTCGCTCTGCGCCCGCAGGCTCGGAGCGACGGTGCATTCCTTCGATTTCGACCCGAACTCGGTCACCTGCACGCAATCGCTGAAGGATCGCTATTTCCCCAATGATGACCAATGGATCGTCGAGGCGGGATCGGTTCTGGACTCCGATTACTTGTCCAATCTCGGACAATTCGATTTCGTCTATTCGTGGGGAGTTTTGCATCACACCGGGGAGATGTGGCGAGCGTTGGAAAACGTCATCTCACGCACACGAGTGGACGGACTCCTCGCGATCGCGATCTACAATGACCAAGGTTGGCAGTCCGATATGTGGAGAAAAGTGAAGCAGATTTACTGCTCCGGAACTCTCGGACGGTATGCGATAGAGGGAGTCTTTTTCCCATACTTCTTCATCCGCACGATCCTAGTCAGCATCATCCGACGCAAGAATGCGTTTCGCGAGTACCGGAGAAACCGCGGGATGTCGATCGTCCATGACTGGCGAGACTGGCTGGGCGGCTATCCGTTTGAAGTTGCTTCGGTGGAAGCAATCTCGGAATTTTACGAGCAGAGAGGTTTCAAGGTCGTTTCCGTGAAAGCGACGAAGCGACTGGGCTGCAACGAGTTTCTTTTGCAGCGTGTCAGCGACAATCTCGGCTGA
- the glp gene encoding gephyrin-like molybdotransferase Glp, which produces MQQPPPFRDVRMSGFRDRNSVAEAWDWIDSRSVAMPRTSETVPLELAYARRAAATITSSINVPPFDRSAMDGFAVIADDTTGATTFQPTTMRIVGNSFPGNPCSTRVNSGECVQIMTGAPIPDGADAVVPIEYVDVSEDRIRVATTVGPMKNIGRTGEDLKAGDAVVQQGQFLRPQDVAVLASIGIPEVSVLLPPRVRIVVTGNELVQPGSDLPDYQIYEANSFLLRGAVTRDGGQIESVHFVADNPDSIRAALQQAGADIILISGGSSVGAEDYAPQLVAELGDLPIHGIRMRPSSPTGIGKIESTTIFLLPGNPVSCMCAYDFFAGRFIRKMLNDVRDWPFPSTIGKLSKKVSSPLGRTDYCRAQLKGDQIQPLAISGASILSSTTRADGFFIIPEESEGFSAGTEVPIYIYDDRRSPQRVSNRQPDIV; this is translated from the coding sequence ATGCAGCAGCCGCCTCCATTTCGTGACGTCAGAATGTCGGGATTTCGAGACAGAAACTCGGTCGCCGAAGCATGGGACTGGATTGACTCGCGCAGCGTTGCGATGCCGCGAACTTCAGAAACGGTCCCCCTAGAATTAGCCTACGCACGTCGGGCAGCCGCGACAATTACCTCGTCAATCAACGTGCCCCCCTTTGATCGCTCCGCGATGGACGGGTTTGCCGTGATCGCTGACGACACGACCGGTGCGACCACTTTTCAGCCGACCACGATGCGAATCGTCGGCAACTCTTTCCCCGGAAATCCGTGCTCGACTCGAGTCAACTCGGGTGAGTGCGTGCAGATCATGACCGGGGCTCCCATTCCCGACGGAGCAGATGCAGTTGTCCCGATCGAATACGTCGACGTCTCGGAGGATAGGATTCGGGTCGCAACAACGGTGGGTCCGATGAAAAACATCGGTCGCACCGGGGAAGACCTCAAAGCGGGCGACGCTGTTGTTCAGCAAGGACAATTCCTGCGGCCGCAAGACGTCGCAGTCCTCGCTTCAATCGGCATCCCGGAAGTCTCTGTCCTGCTGCCGCCGCGAGTTAGAATTGTCGTCACTGGAAACGAACTTGTTCAGCCGGGAAGTGATCTTCCGGATTACCAGATTTACGAAGCCAACTCGTTTCTGCTGCGAGGAGCTGTCACCCGCGATGGTGGACAAATCGAATCTGTTCACTTTGTCGCCGACAATCCCGACTCAATTCGAGCCGCACTTCAACAGGCTGGCGCGGACATTATCTTGATCAGCGGAGGATCGAGCGTGGGTGCCGAAGACTATGCCCCGCAACTCGTCGCCGAACTCGGAGACCTGCCGATCCACGGGATTCGAATGAGACCTTCCAGCCCGACCGGAATTGGAAAAATCGAGTCGACGACGATTTTCCTGCTCCCGGGCAACCCTGTCTCTTGCATGTGTGCTTACGATTTCTTTGCGGGCCGCTTCATTCGGAAGATGCTCAACGACGTCCGAGACTGGCCGTTTCCATCCACGATCGGAAAGCTCTCCAAAAAGGTCTCCTCACCACTCGGGAGAACAGATTACTGCCGTGCCCAACTGAAAGGAGATCAAATTCAACCGTTGGCGATCAGTGGTGCCTCGATCCTTTCTTCAACAACCCGCGCAGATGGTTTTTTCATCATCCCGGAAGAATCCGAAGGATTTTCAGCCGGAACCGAAGTCCCAATATACATTTACGACGACCGACGCAGTCCGCAAAGAGTTTCAAATCGGCAACCTGACATTGTTTGA
- the yacG gene encoding DNA gyrase inhibitor YacG: MISRLTCPICKNDLPVEIDGDSALFPFCSQRCKYVDLNRWMTGEYMVVEDLSPEQIEDHLMNEDAPQDRLD, translated from the coding sequence ATGATTTCCCGCCTGACCTGCCCCATCTGCAAGAACGACCTTCCCGTTGAAATCGATGGAGACTCTGCACTGTTTCCGTTTTGCAGTCAACGATGTAAATACGTCGATCTGAACCGCTGGATGACCGGCGAGTACATGGTGGTCGAAGACCTCTCTCCCGAACAGATTGAGGACCACTTGATGAACGAAGATGCCCCGCAGGATCGTCTCGACTGA